The following proteins are encoded in a genomic region of Nomascus leucogenys isolate Asia chromosome 17, Asia_NLE_v1, whole genome shotgun sequence:
- the ANKRD24 gene encoding ankyrin repeat domain-containing protein 24 isoform X4 — protein sequence MKQLCLCAAASFASQDWGKSDERLLQAVENNDAPRVAALIARKGLVPTKLDPEGKSAFHLAAMRGAASCLEVMIAHGTNVMSTDGAGYNALHLAAKYGHPQCLKQLLQASCVVDVVDSSGWTALHHAAAGGCLSCSEVLCSFKAHLNPQDRSGATPLIIAAQMCHTDLCRLLLQQGAAVNDQDLQGRTALMLACEGASPETVEVLLQGGAQPGITDALGQDAAYYGTLAGDKLILHLLQEAAQRPSPPSEDDSGEASSQNSMSSHGKQGAPKKRKAPPPPASIPMPDDRDAYEEIVRLRQERGRLLQKIRGLEQHKERRQQESPEASSLHSLERQVQELQQLLMERQEEKESLGREVESLQSRLSLLENERENTSYDVTTLQDEEGELPDFPGAEALLSRQLSPSAQERLASLQEQVAVLTRQNQELMEKVQILENFEKDETQMEVEAPAEVIPLALYDSLRAEFDQLRRQHAEALQALRQQETREVPREEEAACGESEGAGATATKNGPTHMEVNSPVAPETKVNGAKTIDEEAAGDETMEARTMGAMSMGAKATGAEATGAKATETKSTGAEVREIETIEEEANMETKPTGAQATDIEATGVEAMGVEATKTKAEEAEMQPYGVGAGQAEPPVTGTTNVEATGSRATGVEATGVSATGVENPGVEATVLGISAGPVLHPGAAEASEKLQVELETRIRGLEEALRQREREAAAELEAALGKCEAAEAEAGRLRERVREAEGSGPSGGGGGDTTQLRAALEQAREDLRDRDSRLRELEAASACLDEARASRLLAEEEARGLRAELAQREEARLEQSRELEVLREQLATARATGEQQRTAAAELGRARDAAEARVAELAAACEEARQGLAELREASEALRQSVVPASEHRRLQEEALELRGRAASLEQEVVATGKEAARLRAELERERVCSVALSEHERIVGTLQANVAQLEGQLEELGRRHEKTSAEVFQVQREALFMKSERHAAEAQLATAEQQLRGLRTEAERARQAQSRAQEALDKAKEKDKKITELSKEVFNLKEALKEQPAALATPEVEALRDQVKDLQQQLQEAARDHSSVVALYRSHLLYAIQGQMDEDVQRILSQILQMQRLQAQGR from the exons gTTACAATGCCCTCCACCTGGCCGCCAAATACGGGCACCCACAGTGCTTGAAGCAACTACTGCAG GCTTCCTGCGTGGTGGACGTCGTGGACAGCAGCGGGTGGACTGCCCTACACCATGCAG CGGCTGGTGGCTGTCTCTCCTGCTCAGAGGTGCTCTGCTCCTTTAAGGCACATCTAAACCCCCAAGATCGG TCAGGCGCAACACCCCTCATTATAGCAGCTCAGATGTGTCACACAGACCTGTGCCGTCTCCTACTGCAGCAAGGGGCTGCTGTGAATGATCAGGACCTGCAAGGCAG GACGGCCCTGATGCTGGCCTGTGAGGGGGCCAGCCCCGAAACAGTGGAGGTCCTGCTGCAGGGCGGAGCCCAGCCGGGCATCACCGATGCGCTGGGGCAGGATGCGGCTTACTATGGCACCCTGGCGGGGGACAAACTCATCCTGCACCTTCTGCAAGAGGCGGCCCAGCGCCCCTCCCCACCCAGCG AGGATGACTCAGGCGAGGCGTCATCTCAG aACTCTATGTCCAGCCATGGAAAGCAGGGGGCCCCCAAGAAGCGGAAGGCGCCTCCACCTCCCGCCAGCATCCCCATGCCG GATGATCGAGATGCCTATGAGGAGATCgtgaggctgcggcaggagaggGGCCGCCTCCTGCAGAAGATCCGGGGCCTGGAACAGCACAAGGAACGGAGGCAGCAGGAG TCCCCGGAGGCCAGCTCCCTGCACAGCCTGGAGAGACAG GTGCAAGAGCTACAGCAGCTGCTGATGGAGagacaggaggagaaggagagccTGGGACGGGAGGTGGAGAGTTTGCAGAGCCGGCTGTCCCTGCTGGAG AACGAGCGGGAGAATACTAGCTATGATGTGACCACCCTGCAGGATGAGGAGGGTGAGCTGCCTGACTTTCCAG GGGCCGAGGCGCTGCTGTCCAGGCAGCTCAGCCCGTCGGCCCAGGAACGCCTGGCCTCGCTGCAGGAACAGGTGGCTGTGCTCACCAGACAGAACCAGGAACTGATGGAGAAGGTCCAG ATCCTGGAGAACTTTGAGAAGGACGAGACACAGATGGAAGTGGAAGCTCCGGCAGAGGTCATCCCTCTTGCCCTCTATGACTCTCTCCGGGCCGAGTTTGACCAGCTGCGCAGGCAGCACGCTGAGGCCCTGCAGGCCCTGAGGCAGCAGGAGACACGAGAGGTCCCCAGAGAAGAGGAGGCAGCCTGTGGGGAGAGTGAGGGTGCTGGAGCCACAGCCACCAAAAACGGGCCAACCCACATGGAGGTAAATAGCCCAGTGGCTCCAGAAACCAAAGTTAATGGAGCCAAGACCATAGATGAGGAGGCTGCAGGAGATGAAACCATGGAAGCCAGGACTATGGGAGCTATGTCCATGGGAGCCAAGGCCACGGGAGCTGAGGCCACGGGAGCCAAGGCCACAGAAACAAAATCCACAGGGGCTGAGGTCAGAGAAATTGAGACCatagaagaggaagcaaacatggAAACTAAGCCCACAGGAGCTCAGGCCACAGACATAGAGGCCACAGGAGTGGAGGCCATGGGGGTGGAggccacaaaaacaaaagcagaggaaGCAGAAATGCAGCCCTACGGAGTGGGTGCTGGGCAAGCAGAGCCCCCAGTCACAGGGACCACAAACGTGGAGGCCACGGGCTCTAGGGCCACAGGGGTGGAGGCCACAGGAGTCAGTGCCACAGGTGTGGAGAACCCAGGGGTAGAGGCCACGGTCCTGGGGATCTCTGCCGGCCCTGTCTTACATCCTGGTGCCGCAGAGGCCTCGGAAAAGCTTCAAGTAGAGCTGGAGACCAGGATCCGTGGCTTGGAGGAGGCACTCCGGCAGCGGGAGCGGGAGGCAGCTGCGGAGCTGGAGGCGGCCCTGGGGAAGTGCGAGGCcgcggaggccgaggcgggccggcTGCGAGAGCGTGTCCGCGAGGCCGAGGGCAGCGGGCCCAGTGGGGGCGGTGGCGGTGACACCACACAGCTGCGGGCGGCCCTGGAGCAGGCCCGGGAGGACCTCCGAGACCGGGACTCCCGCCTGCGGGAGCTGGAGGCGGCCTCGGCCTGCCTGGATGAGGCTCGGGCCAGCCGGCTGCTGGCCGAGGAGGAGGCCCGGGGCCTGCGGGCCGAGCTGGCCCAGCGGGAGGAGGCGCGGCTGGAGCAGAGCCGGGAGCTGGAGGTTCTGCGGGAGCAGCTGGCCACGGCCAGGGCCACGGGGGAGCAGCAGCGCACGGCGGCCGCGGAACTGGGCCGGGCACGGGACGCCGCTGAGGCCCGAGTGGCTGAGCTGGCTGCGGCCTGCGAGGAGGCGCGGCAGGGCCTGGCCGAGCTGCGGGAGGCCTCCGAGGCCCTCCGCCAGTCCGTGGTGCCGGCCTCTGAGCACCGCCGGTTGCAGGAGGAGGCCCTGGAGCTGCGGGGCCGGGCGGCCAGTCTGGAGCAGGAGGTGGTGGCCACGGGCAAGGAGGCCGCCCGGCTGCGCGCGGAGCTGGAGCGGGAGCGTGTGTGCAGCGTGGCGCTCTCGGAGCACGAACGCATCGTGGGCACCCTGCAGGCCAACGTGGCCCAGCTGGAGGGGCAGCTGGAGGAGCTGGGACGGCGGCATGAGAAGACCAGCGCAGAGGTCTTCCAG GTGCAGCGTGAGGCCCTGTTCATGAAGAGTGAGCGACATGCAGCCGAGGCACAGCTGGCCACAGCAGAGCAGCAGCTACGGGGGCTACGGACCGAGGCGGAAAGGGCTCGCCAGGCCCAGAGCCGGGCCCAGGAGGCTCTGGACAAGGCCAAGGAGAAGGACAAGAAG ATCACAGAACTCTCCAAAGAAGTCTTCAATCTTAAGGAGGCCTTGAAGGAGCAGCCGGCCGCCCTGGCCACCCCTGAGGTGGAGGCCCTCCGTGACCAGGTGAAGGATTTACAGCAGCAGCTGCAG GAAGCTGCCAGGGACCACTCCAGCGTGGTGGCTTTGTACAGAAGCCACCTCCTATACGCCATTCAG GGCCAGATGGATGAAGATGTGCAGCGGATTCTCAGCCAGATTCTGCAGATGCAGAGACTCCAGGCTCAGGGCCGCTGA
- the ANKRD24 gene encoding ankyrin repeat domain-containing protein 24 isoform X3 — protein sequence MQPEACAGEGAGLPAPRPPHPPGDKSQDWGKSDERLLQAVENNDAPRVAALIARKGLVPTKLDPEGKSAFHLAAMRGAASCLEVMIAHGTNVMSTDGAGYNALHLAAKYGHPQCLKQLLQASCVVDVVDSSGWTALHHAAAGGCLSCSEVLCSFKAHLNPQDRSGATPLIIAAQMCHTDLCRLLLQQGAAVNDQDLQGRTALMLACEGASPETVEVLLQGGAQPGITDALGQDAAYYGTLAGDKLILHLLQEAAQRPSPPSEDDSGEASSQNSMSSHGKQGAPKKRKAPPPPASIPMPDDRDAYEEIVRLRQERGRLLQKIRGLEQHKERRQQESPEASSLHSLERQVQELQQLLMERQEEKESLGREVESLQSRLSLLENERENTSYDVTTLQDEEGELPDFPGAEALLSRQLSPSAQERLASLQEQVAVLTRQNQELMEKVQILENFEKDETQMEVEAPAEVIPLALYDSLRAEFDQLRRQHAEALQALRQQETREVPREEEAACGESEGAGATATKNGPTHMEVNSPVAPETKVNGAKTIDEEAAGDETMEARTMGAMSMGAKATGAEATGAKATETKSTGAEVREIETIEEEANMETKPTGAQATDIEATGVEAMGVEATKTKAEEAEMQPYGVGAGQAEPPVTGTTNVEATGSRATGVEATGVSATGVENPGVEATVLGISAGPVLHPGAAEASEKLQVELETRIRGLEEALRQREREAAAELEAALGKCEAAEAEAGRLRERVREAEGSGPSGGGGGDTTQLRAALEQAREDLRDRDSRLRELEAASACLDEARASRLLAEEEARGLRAELAQREEARLEQSRELEVLREQLATARATGEQQRTAAAELGRARDAAEARVAELAAACEEARQGLAELREASEALRQSVVPASEHRRLQEEALELRGRAASLEQEVVATGKEAARLRAELERERVCSVALSEHERIVGTLQANVAQLEGQLEELGRRHEKTSAEVFQVQREALFMKSERHAAEAQLATAEQQLRGLRTEAERARQAQSRAQEALDKAKEKDKKITELSKEVFNLKEALKEQPAALATPEVEALRDQVKDLQQQLQEAARDHSSVVALYRSHLLYAIQGQMDEDVQRILSQILQMQRLQAQGR from the exons gTTACAATGCCCTCCACCTGGCCGCCAAATACGGGCACCCACAGTGCTTGAAGCAACTACTGCAG GCTTCCTGCGTGGTGGACGTCGTGGACAGCAGCGGGTGGACTGCCCTACACCATGCAG CGGCTGGTGGCTGTCTCTCCTGCTCAGAGGTGCTCTGCTCCTTTAAGGCACATCTAAACCCCCAAGATCGG TCAGGCGCAACACCCCTCATTATAGCAGCTCAGATGTGTCACACAGACCTGTGCCGTCTCCTACTGCAGCAAGGGGCTGCTGTGAATGATCAGGACCTGCAAGGCAG GACGGCCCTGATGCTGGCCTGTGAGGGGGCCAGCCCCGAAACAGTGGAGGTCCTGCTGCAGGGCGGAGCCCAGCCGGGCATCACCGATGCGCTGGGGCAGGATGCGGCTTACTATGGCACCCTGGCGGGGGACAAACTCATCCTGCACCTTCTGCAAGAGGCGGCCCAGCGCCCCTCCCCACCCAGCG AGGATGACTCAGGCGAGGCGTCATCTCAG aACTCTATGTCCAGCCATGGAAAGCAGGGGGCCCCCAAGAAGCGGAAGGCGCCTCCACCTCCCGCCAGCATCCCCATGCCG GATGATCGAGATGCCTATGAGGAGATCgtgaggctgcggcaggagaggGGCCGCCTCCTGCAGAAGATCCGGGGCCTGGAACAGCACAAGGAACGGAGGCAGCAGGAG TCCCCGGAGGCCAGCTCCCTGCACAGCCTGGAGAGACAG GTGCAAGAGCTACAGCAGCTGCTGATGGAGagacaggaggagaaggagagccTGGGACGGGAGGTGGAGAGTTTGCAGAGCCGGCTGTCCCTGCTGGAG AACGAGCGGGAGAATACTAGCTATGATGTGACCACCCTGCAGGATGAGGAGGGTGAGCTGCCTGACTTTCCAG GGGCCGAGGCGCTGCTGTCCAGGCAGCTCAGCCCGTCGGCCCAGGAACGCCTGGCCTCGCTGCAGGAACAGGTGGCTGTGCTCACCAGACAGAACCAGGAACTGATGGAGAAGGTCCAG ATCCTGGAGAACTTTGAGAAGGACGAGACACAGATGGAAGTGGAAGCTCCGGCAGAGGTCATCCCTCTTGCCCTCTATGACTCTCTCCGGGCCGAGTTTGACCAGCTGCGCAGGCAGCACGCTGAGGCCCTGCAGGCCCTGAGGCAGCAGGAGACACGAGAGGTCCCCAGAGAAGAGGAGGCAGCCTGTGGGGAGAGTGAGGGTGCTGGAGCCACAGCCACCAAAAACGGGCCAACCCACATGGAGGTAAATAGCCCAGTGGCTCCAGAAACCAAAGTTAATGGAGCCAAGACCATAGATGAGGAGGCTGCAGGAGATGAAACCATGGAAGCCAGGACTATGGGAGCTATGTCCATGGGAGCCAAGGCCACGGGAGCTGAGGCCACGGGAGCCAAGGCCACAGAAACAAAATCCACAGGGGCTGAGGTCAGAGAAATTGAGACCatagaagaggaagcaaacatggAAACTAAGCCCACAGGAGCTCAGGCCACAGACATAGAGGCCACAGGAGTGGAGGCCATGGGGGTGGAggccacaaaaacaaaagcagaggaaGCAGAAATGCAGCCCTACGGAGTGGGTGCTGGGCAAGCAGAGCCCCCAGTCACAGGGACCACAAACGTGGAGGCCACGGGCTCTAGGGCCACAGGGGTGGAGGCCACAGGAGTCAGTGCCACAGGTGTGGAGAACCCAGGGGTAGAGGCCACGGTCCTGGGGATCTCTGCCGGCCCTGTCTTACATCCTGGTGCCGCAGAGGCCTCGGAAAAGCTTCAAGTAGAGCTGGAGACCAGGATCCGTGGCTTGGAGGAGGCACTCCGGCAGCGGGAGCGGGAGGCAGCTGCGGAGCTGGAGGCGGCCCTGGGGAAGTGCGAGGCcgcggaggccgaggcgggccggcTGCGAGAGCGTGTCCGCGAGGCCGAGGGCAGCGGGCCCAGTGGGGGCGGTGGCGGTGACACCACACAGCTGCGGGCGGCCCTGGAGCAGGCCCGGGAGGACCTCCGAGACCGGGACTCCCGCCTGCGGGAGCTGGAGGCGGCCTCGGCCTGCCTGGATGAGGCTCGGGCCAGCCGGCTGCTGGCCGAGGAGGAGGCCCGGGGCCTGCGGGCCGAGCTGGCCCAGCGGGAGGAGGCGCGGCTGGAGCAGAGCCGGGAGCTGGAGGTTCTGCGGGAGCAGCTGGCCACGGCCAGGGCCACGGGGGAGCAGCAGCGCACGGCGGCCGCGGAACTGGGCCGGGCACGGGACGCCGCTGAGGCCCGAGTGGCTGAGCTGGCTGCGGCCTGCGAGGAGGCGCGGCAGGGCCTGGCCGAGCTGCGGGAGGCCTCCGAGGCCCTCCGCCAGTCCGTGGTGCCGGCCTCTGAGCACCGCCGGTTGCAGGAGGAGGCCCTGGAGCTGCGGGGCCGGGCGGCCAGTCTGGAGCAGGAGGTGGTGGCCACGGGCAAGGAGGCCGCCCGGCTGCGCGCGGAGCTGGAGCGGGAGCGTGTGTGCAGCGTGGCGCTCTCGGAGCACGAACGCATCGTGGGCACCCTGCAGGCCAACGTGGCCCAGCTGGAGGGGCAGCTGGAGGAGCTGGGACGGCGGCATGAGAAGACCAGCGCAGAGGTCTTCCAG GTGCAGCGTGAGGCCCTGTTCATGAAGAGTGAGCGACATGCAGCCGAGGCACAGCTGGCCACAGCAGAGCAGCAGCTACGGGGGCTACGGACCGAGGCGGAAAGGGCTCGCCAGGCCCAGAGCCGGGCCCAGGAGGCTCTGGACAAGGCCAAGGAGAAGGACAAGAAG ATCACAGAACTCTCCAAAGAAGTCTTCAATCTTAAGGAGGCCTTGAAGGAGCAGCCGGCCGCCCTGGCCACCCCTGAGGTGGAGGCCCTCCGTGACCAGGTGAAGGATTTACAGCAGCAGCTGCAG GAAGCTGCCAGGGACCACTCCAGCGTGGTGGCTTTGTACAGAAGCCACCTCCTATACGCCATTCAG GGCCAGATGGATGAAGATGTGCAGCGGATTCTCAGCCAGATTCTGCAGATGCAGAGACTCCAGGCTCAGGGCCGCTGA